A segment of the Necator americanus strain Aroian chromosome IV, whole genome shotgun sequence genome:
ATTTATTCAGTGCAATGTTGAAAGATGTGTGAAAGAAGTCTGTTTCGCACTAAATCGTCACTTTTCTCTTGTCGTAATGTCAGTATTATTTAGCTTCTTAAGTGGAGTATACAGTGCAGTGCAGTCCATGAAGTGTATATACGTCATGGGCGCTAAAGgagttaattaaatttaattaactgTCATTAATTTCAGTTATTTTAATTAGCCAAAGTTCTAGAGATAGTACAttgattaaataaaataattgattgGTTGATCGTTTGATTTGAGACTGATTGAGATCAATTACTTGGAATGCTGATCACAAGTTGAAGTGCATCATTCTTGTGGGATTAACACGCATATGCTACATTGTACTTGCATACTCATAGCAAAATATCATATTCCTGATCGTTTTCTCTAGGGTGCCCTCCTGTGCAAAGTGCACTTTTTCCTTGAGATGTTAGGGCACAACACAAAATAATGCCAAAAGTTTTCCCTAATTGACAGTTGTAAATACAAACCAAAGTAATCTTTGTAAAGTTGGGTTTGAAATAGAGGAGTGGAAATAAGTTGTAATAAAATTCTTGATCGCGTTGTTGAACCTGCAGCATTACGCTCGTATCGTTAATAGCTTTGGGTTtaataaatagtgaaaaacAAACGTTTCGTAACCGCAAtgacatttaaaggcatcaccccagaaatctgaggtggtacggatttcaggtggagtattcgtatacgggatgggagactacggagagggcggtgattccgtccatttcttcctaattgccgtaaaaaacggtccgcaagatacggcttcagtcgttctggcgcaatattttctacaacgagttcgactggagcgcgccagccttgtgcggcatcgcatctttcgggtcgttttttacggcaattaggaagaaatggacgatcaccctcctccctagtctcccatcccgtatacgaatactccacctgaaatccgtaccacctcagattcgtgaggtgatgcctttaagtgtcaGTGCGGTTACGAAACGTTTGTTTTTCACTGTTTATTGAACCCAAAGCTATTAACGATACGAACGTAATTCTGCAGGTTCAACAACGCGATCAAAATCAAGTACTAGTTTTGGGAAGAGTTTATCTATAATACTGACgtgttttcttccatttttatttgttttatgttAGTGTAAAGTCTTTTTTCCCCTGGTTTTAATCCATTCCCTTCGttttatggttttttaaatgttaaatGATGTTAAAGTGtttaatattaaattaatgttttttaGTATGGTACTCTCATGTTTTCGTATCAGCTCTATTTTTAACTTGGAAATTAttggtattattattttctctagATTCTCTTCAGTTTCCCCTTCATAAGTGTGCACTACTCTCGTAAAGCACTATTCAAGTTGAGTTTGGCCTGTGCAAGTGCATAGCCTTGAACTCCTACAATGcttatttgttatttcttttcttttaaattaaagtTCGTTCAAATCTAGCTTGCTTTTTATAGGTCAGAGCTTGTGACGAACTCTTGAAGTTAACCAACGACCTCAAAGAGTTTTTAATCCTGCATGACTTCAACTTTCTTACGCATGCTATAAAgtcgtgagtttttttttttaacttctgcTCGGTGAAGGTAAATTCTTACTTCCTTGTTTATAGTTGAATTACTATTATGTGATCTAAAGTATAGTAGTAATCCCATATTTATTAAAGAGTTCTTGACTCATCTATTGCTGTATACACTTGTACTGTGTTCTCTGTTTCAGAGCAGAGGAAGAGTGCGATAAGAAAATGAAGGCTCAAATACAGAAGCACAACGCAATGCGTCTGGATGTGACGAATTTACTCACAGATATGGATAAGGAAATAATGGAACATTTTACGTTCCGGCATTAGTTGCTGATTTTCTGGTTATGAGATTCCTCTCTTCGGGTGTCCGCAGCCGGTAAGGTTCTGATAATAATCTTggttatatttattgttttgaaatatatGTATGCCTCATATGCACTGCAAAATTTTCGtgcttttatttgttctcttGTGCTTACATATTATTCTGCTTTGAATTTTCGACAGTATGGAAATGCATCTGTACAGTTTATTAAGTAATTTTCCGATCTCCAGAACTACACTGATTTACAAGATTTCTAATGTGAGAGTCGTGTCTGCTATGACGGAATAACGGCTGCTTCTGAAAACCAGTAATTGAGTTTTGTAGAAGTACATTataaaagtttgttaacaCAAGGCTCCGCTTACTTTCACATTTCGCGGTTTCCTTTAAACATTTTCGAATATCGATATGTTCTTTACACCGCGAGTACCTGACACGCTCTTCTTTACCGTTACACAAGGACCAGGCGGTCCAGACATCGTCTGTTGTTGGACTCTAAAACCATTGAAGtgcaaaatgaatttttttaaactgtaattaattaattagacgAACTTTTTCCCCTGAAGTGTCGTCGTGCATCCTCTTATAAAGCGGTGCATCTGGATGTTCGAAGTAAATCATTTGATGACCGGTGTCCTGAATGTGTATAAACACCTTCTAGTCTTTCAGGCAAACGTAAAGCCTCACTTCCGCTATGAACAGCTTTGGCTGGGTTCTCCTAGATTCACTATTCAGGAGACAGTTCTGAAATATACTTGTAGCTCAACATTAAAACAGAGACCCTTTCGCTATTTCCTGAAAGTCCGCCcaatgttctttttcatcacTGTTAGTGTGTACCTGGTGCTTATCCATTGGGTACCACATCGCAGACATGCAATGGAATCCGTATTGTTTCAAGGCCTAAGAAAAAGTTTCTAGAGGTTCCAGTGCTGCCGTTCACGAATCGGCGCAAAAACAATAactagaggaagaaaaaaggaaaactcttCTCACCATATAACATGCTGCTATGCACTGTTCAACGCCATAAGCATCCTCAACCTGTTCCACAAAACCAGCCAGAATATGGTTCGCAACACCCACAATATTTGTTGCTCTTCCTTAAACGCATATTTTTCGCAGTGGGGAGCTTTTATGTTTCGTAATTCTGACAGCGGTCTTTTCTGTAACGCTGTGCAAGTTTTTAAGTAAATAATTCGAagttatagttgggtcaaaacgacatgaagcaaggacagttgcgcaatcggctgcgcttgaagcgggcGGTGgagtagcggttgggatcgtgtaaggatcctgcaatagccacccatctctgcaatcacctcgattccaaccgctgttcCCAcggcaccgcttcgagcggagCCGCTTGCTCAACtgtccatgcttcatgtcattttgacccaactataatcAATTTCGAGACAGCTGattcatgaaaaattgaaatatggGGCAGAGAAAGCGAACAGGTCGGTCACTTCGGACCAAAGCAAGGTAATAGTGCGCTATCTTGGTAGCGTGATAAGTGCAAAAAGTAAGCAAGTCAAAGTATTGTGGATTTTCTTAGTTTCTGTAAAACTTTACAGAACATGATGGCGAATACTGATATAGTTGTAGTTCTGCAATTTGAGTGGCGCTACTAATGGTTCCACTTAAGTCGCAACGGTTCCACTTGGAACGCTTCAAGTCGTTTCGACCTTATAGTAAGTGGATTTAGAGTTGAAACTAAACGGAGGCATCTTGTCCAATATCTCTAATATCTCCAATAATCTCACTGCCcgttcataataataataacaataataataaatcctCTTATAGCAGAGAATTGTAGGGGTCAGATTGTGGTGGAGGTGGACTTGCACGTGGGGCTGTTTTTTCTCATCGTACAATCTTGATTAGAAATAGTGTCGATCAGTGATGATCAAACTGCACAGGAATTACGAACGGAGAGTCGCTTCGGAACCAGTGGGCATCATGGGCTTGAATTATTATAGACTACTGGAGAAAGTTCCTATACAGCCTACCTCTGATAATTTCGCTGTCTACGCAAGCCTTCTCGATGTAGGTTTCGTTCAAAGAAGGCCTTATATCAGGAATCGTGTGCCTCGCACGAGTTGCGGACATTTCGCAGAAGGACGAAGATGAAGAGAACACGGCTGAGGAGCTGAAATTTGTTGTTGCTCAGCGTAAATCGGAAAGCACATATGAAGAGAAATCCAcagaatatgagaaatatgaaaaatgtaaatcaaaaagtattttttttaattcgggAATATATGTAAAACAAAGTCCTATAGTTCTATAGCCGAAGCACAAATGAAAATTCATTCCCAATCGTTCTTACCAATCTAAGCTCTGTTTGCACAAGTCTAGGCAATGTTGCTGATCGCGTACTTTCACCATTTCGATGGCGGTGGTATACGGCTTCCTGGTCGACTCGGCAAACGTCATCATCACAAGTTTTTCGTGTTCTTCGCAGATATTTGTAGGAAAGACCTATAACATTTCAAGTTGCCGAcatttttcattgaagaaaTAGGAAACCGTGGAATACGCAAGAATTCCTTCGAAATTTCTAGAGACATTGGGAtttgcaggatttttttttttttgagaaaaattaacaaagCTTCGGATGTGTGGGTATTAGTAATGCCATTGGTTGCATTCCTTGCACCAGTTGTGAAGTCTTTCTAGACCAGGAAATCCATAAAACAACGGAAAACAATTTCCGTGAGCGTTGGTAGCCACATACAGGTCTAGTGATGAAAAGGACGGGCGCTGTTCCGTCTCGTTTGCAAAGTTCTCTCGTTCTACGGTCTATTATAACATTGACTcgaaagcagcgtatcacgaagttGGCGTAGTACGGAAACCTCAAGGAACCCACAGAGTTTGAGTTTCAGATTACGGAGCCCatcgtggctccgctcaaccTCCCCTgttcgtcgtaaaaaacggcgtgggaacagcgtttgttcctacgagtcACGTTTCGGTCCCCACAGAAACCTATTCGTCAGTTTTACTCGTATAGACCGGTGAGTACGCATagttgattttcgaccgctagctcatggacgcggcgcgtgcacagtgGAATTGCGCTATAACATACCTCGTAGGGAGGAACGCCACTTTTTAGGGCGATTAGAAGAAGTTGAGCGGAGTCAGGCTGGCTTCCGTAGCCTACAACCGGAACTCTGTGTGGAGCGAGCACAAAGGTAGTGCGTTCTCAAGTACATACTGcataggaacaaacgccatttcacacgccatttttttttgagggatAAAAGGAAATTGCCACTTTCATACTCGAAATCGTCACCGCGCACTCTATGatttccatcaggtttccacaccCCGCTAATTTGCGCTGTCTTTAATCATAAATTTGGAGTCAAGGATGATCTCTCTTCAATAAACAATCGTGGATTTCGACTCGCTGTATACTGTGATGATGATTTCTCCTGTATTTCAAAGTTCCTTCTCCTGTTGGAAAATCTTGGTGGAACAGATAAAGTCGTAATTCTTTGTAACCTTTATTTCCATGTGCTTTTTTTGACGTCGTCGACATCACTGTTTCCGTGGTCCAATTATTACGATTTGGGGATCCGAAGAAGTGCTTAGTGTATATTTTGGGTTGGGAATGCACCAACGTGAACAGACTTCAATAGATAATTCTTTCCAATAGTGATGTTGGAGTTGGTAGGAATCGGATGGCTATCAGGAGCGGATTAGTGCGAAGATGCAAATAGAGCattcttcaaagaagaaaatgaatgataaaTAAAGTGATGTTGGTGATCTACGTTGCTTCTGAGAGATTTGGTGAAATATATAGAAATCCTCTTATTCTAAAAGTCTAATTCAATCTAAGAGTATGTATTTGTAATTAACTGAAAAGTAATTTAGTATTTTCCAGTAAACTTGAGAGTGAATAGAATGGGAGTCACTGACAATCACTGGAAAGAATCTTCGATGACTTTTCCATTCCAAAGCATTGCCATGTTTATAGTCTTACCCGTTCTTTATGGGATTTGTGTTTTGAAGTCATCGGGACGAGTTCGGAACCAGTCTTCATTTCCTCACTTTCTTCGAACAGGCGAGTACCGTGGACTCGATGAAGCTATAAAAATACCAATCAgtactaaaatatttttcaagctatttttttgacattttgaaaaaaatagtgaatagCGTAATTTCCCGATTATAAACCCGAATTTATAAAATGCACACACAACGTGAATAGGCCTATACACGGGAAAATGGTTGAAGTTGCAAGGTGTTGAATtgccgaaaaagaaaactgttgaAAAATACAACAACCTTCTCATAAAGTAAGTAAATGTGACCCGACAatcaaaaagaatagaaaaagtcTATGGAACGGTTCCTGAGGTGCATATCGAAGCCCCAAAAATGTTTCGTTCAGGACCAGGAGAGCTCATGCGCCAGAAGTGCTTATGACTGGGAAATAAACGTACAAATGGAGTGAAATATGGATTTTTGAACAGACTAGTTGTGACAATATTTCAGTGCTTACTGTATCCCTCATCTTGTGATCCAATTCCTTCGAAATGAATTTTCTGATCTCCTTCGCGAGCGCCGTTCTCAATATTTCAGCTGCGGTTTCTGAAGAAGTAAGTGCTTGAAAATGTTACAAAACCTTCGATGTTGGATTTTCACCTGCATTTCTTGTTGTGTTGGGATGTGTCGTTGGTGGGTTCATTGGTGGATTGCTCAAAACTGATGGTTCCTCAGCAATCTGCGAAATAGAGTTCCTTTGACTTTTTCTCAAatgcttcaaattttctccCTACCTGGATTTTTCTGTGTGATACTCCTTTTTTCGTCGGTTTCTTCTCatcgattttttccacttcttttgtttcatCTATCTGATTTTCGCTGACTTCTACATTCTTCAGTGTATACTGGTCACCGTCACTGTCAGAACTCCCACGTCTCCTGCTCTGTCTCCTTCCTCCATCGACCTTAGTTCCTTCCTCGAGATCTCCATAGAGCCGTCGGCGCTGAATGCGAACTCGTCGCTTTTTCGGAGATGTTGTCATTTGTTCAACTTCAGCAGCTTTTCTCTGTTGATACAATTGAATCTTTTCCCGAGCAACGTCTTGCGACAGTTCCTGAATCACCTCAGTCGTTGTGGCTAAGGTTGAATTGGTTTTAACATCCTTGAAaggtttcttcctaattatcTTCTTTAATTTACGTCCTTGAATTTGTCCGCTACGTAATGCTTCCAACTCCGATCTTTGCTCCCTTTCGACAGGAATTTCGCCTCGTTCCCATGAAATGCTCCAGAATTCCTTTTGCTTTTCGCGGctagcttttttgttttcctttttggcAGGTTTTCTTCTGATACTCTTTAAGGTGACTGCAGTAGTCTCGATTACCGCGGTACTGGACTCAGTTACTTCTGTTGGACTAgatgtgttttcttcttcttttccttcatcTGGCGTGGTCGCAGCCATTTCGTTCTCAGTGGCTATCGTCTTTGACTCCGGAATTGGATATTCCGTGGTTAGGATCTGAAAACGTATTCTcattacaaatatttattggaaataaaaaaagaagatcacCCCAGAGACTGGATCTGTGGAAGATAGTGAAATTGTGGTTGGCACACTGTCTTTCACCGTTTTCAGCTGCTTccgttccttttttcctcgttctttctctcttttctcgaGTTCTTTCTCGTCTGCTTCCAGCTGCACTTTCACCGGTATTGCATCATACGTATTGCTGTGGACTTCCTGCGTTTTCACTCCTGAGACCTGAATAATAAACACATACTTCTTCTTCACTGTTTTCTCTTCAACATTGCTAGATATTCTGTGAGAAGGGactgaatttttccttctatcgTGCCTCGAACCGAAAGAGCTCTTGATCAGTACGAAGAAGTTGAGTAAGCTTCAAATGCTctggatttttgaagaaatgaaatttaacgAAGAACGCATCTTGTTAGCTACATATTCTCCATAACAAACTCTGAAAACGCTTGTAAGAGAACTAGAATAGGAGAGGTTATTGAGTAGGACTGGTCTAAAGAACATAAACATTCCActcgaaaagattttttcaccTTGTCGTGTTGTTTCCTCTCACACCTTTCAGTGATCTTCTTGTCAAATTCAGCGAGTTGCTGCTGACGGAAGAAGTCGTTGGCCTGGGAAAGCTCATCATCTGATGGAGGTTGAGCAGCGAGATACCTGGAAGATTATATGACTACTGGACCATTCTCATGgcacaaattaattaattattcattaaattattaattaaattagatGCTTTCGCATCATCAAGGCATACCAAATAAATTACACTTCGCGACATtaaaatgacaagaaaaatccattacAACAGCTGAAGGAGGCTTCTTTTTCGTACTACGTTGTTCATAGTAAGATGCAGTAGCGGACACGACACGTTTACTGGAAGGcatactttttctttgctggaCGCAGACCCAACCGACCCCTCCGTTCTGGCCCACTCGGAAGCGCATCGCACTCACACAGTTGAATACCCACGGGACCGACTACATGCGCTTGGATGGGGTTGCTGTTCAGCTGAAAGCCCCGTCCCGCTTTTCAGAGTGCAGCTTCACATTTTTTGGTGATAAAGTGTCCACCGTTCATCAGAAAGTTTAGTCGTCAGTAAAGGCAGTGCATCTCTAAATTGACGTACTACGGAAGTCAGAGGGAAACTTTACCCAGTACAggtcgggttgtagattacgacgATTAAAGGAACATGAGCATGAGTGACTCTGCACGTCTTCCCCTAGTCGTAAGAAATGGTGTGGAAGATGTAACCTACGAAATGGATTGCAACGCGCCGCGCTTGTGTGTCGTCCACGAACGAGGGGTCTCGAAAATCTATGAATTCTTAAAggggcttaaaggcatcaccccacgaatctgaggtggtacggatttcaggtggagtatttacGTACACgtaaatactccacctgaaaataaataataataaataacgtgTACATAAATCCTTTATGTACACGGgatattagattatggagaggggtgtgattccgtccatttctttctaattgccgtaaaaaacggcccggaagatgcggcgctgcacaaggctggcgcattccaatcgaactccttgtagaaaatagtgcgccggaacgctcgaagccgtatcttccgggccgttttctacggcgattaggaagaaatggacagaatcacccttctctcaatgatctacgatcctgtat
Coding sequences within it:
- a CDS encoding hypothetical protein (NECATOR_CHRIV.G15945.T2) — encoded protein: MHHCVAFFFVTYFSTCTATTKSSGFFPMSPGEIEEETRESKRTVHPFFLSSNKGAIVDIAVPEEQRLYGRESQAFLESRPVAFGVQNFRKLMNSGNSPTLHGPTESTDTANERSVSDRAAANLTFPSLGYRPPPPPVRRAIDISPRCRFDADKWALHMESTLAYATMFDRKTGESCEECLERCMQRQAGTWTCRSVVYDSTWHICDMFAVAGTAAPFTLVEYQGRDYFEYLAAQPPSDDELSQANDFFRQQQLAEFDKKITERCERKQHDKVSGVKTQEVHSNTYDAIPVKVQLEADEKELEKREKERGKKERKQLKTVKDSVPTTISLSSTDPVSGILTTEYPIPESKTIATENEMAATTPDEGKEEENTSSPTEVTESSTAVIETTAVTLKSIRRKPAKKENKKASREKQKEFWSISWERGEIPVEREQRSELEALRSGQIQGRKLKKIIRKKPFKDVKTNSTLATTTEVIQELSQDVAREKIQLYQQRKAAEVEQMTTSPKKRRVRIQRRRLYGDLEEGTKVDGGRRQSRRRGSSDSDGDQYTLKNVEVSENQIDETKEVEKIDEKKPTKKGVSHRKIQIAEEPSVLSNPPMNPPTTHPNTTRNAETAAEILRTALAKEIRKFISKELDHKMRDTLHRVHGTRLFEESEEMKTGSELVPMTSKHKSHKERVFPTNICEEHEKLVMMTFAESTRKPYTTAIEMVKVRDQQHCLDLCKQSLDCSSAVFSSSSSFCEMSATRARHTIPDIRPSLNETYIEKACVDSEIIRGRATNIVGVANHILAGFVEQVEDAYGVEQCIAACYMALKQYGFHCMSAMWYPMDKHQNCLLNSESRRTQPKLFIAEDTGHQMIYFEHPDAPLYKRMHDDTSGEKSPTTDDVWTAWSLCNGKEERVRYSRCKEHIDIRKCLKETAKCEKAAVIPS
- a CDS encoding hypothetical protein (NECATOR_CHRIV.G15945.T1); translated protein: MGRELDRSKLSFELLGTTVSEPTIEEGRVSSAAKDWCSRLQELIAPALSAPFLDIIFNMHHCVAFFFVTYFSTCTATTKSSGFFPMSPGEIEEETRESKRTVHPFFLSSNKGAIVDIAVPEEQRLYGRESQAFLESRPVAFGVQNFRKLMNSGNSPTLHGPTESTDTANERSVSDRAAANLTFPSLGYRPPPPPVRRAIDISPRCRFDADKWALHMESTLAYATMFDRKTGESCEECLERCMQRQAGTWTCRSVVYDSTWHICDMFAVAGTAAPFTLVEYQGRDYFEYLAAQPPSDDELSQANDFFRQQQLAEFDKKITERCERKQHDKVSGVKTQEVHSNTYDAIPVKVQLEADEKELEKREKERGKKERKQLKTVKDSVPTTISLSSTDPVSGILTTEYPIPESKTIATENEMAATTPDEGKEEENTSSPTEVTESSTAVIETTAVTLKSIRRKPAKKENKKASREKQKEFWSISWERGEIPVEREQRSELEALRSGQIQGRKLKKIIRKKPFKDVKTNSTLATTTEVIQELSQDVAREKIQLYQQRKAAEVEQMTTSPKKRRVRIQRRRLYGDLEEGTKVDGGRRQSRRRGSSDSDGDQYTLKNVEVSENQIDETKEVEKIDEKKPTKKGVSHRKIQIAEEPSVLSNPPMNPPTTHPNTTRNAETAAEILRTALAKEIRKFISKELDHKMRDTLHRVHGTRLFEESEEMKTGSELVPMTSKHKSHKERVFPTNICEEHEKLVMMTFAESTRKPYTTAIEMVKVRDQQHCLDLCKQSLDCSSAVFSSSSSFCEMSATRARHTIPDIRPSLNETYIEKACVDSEIIRGRATNIVGVANHILAGFVEQVEDAYGVEQCIAACYMALKQYGFHCMSAMWYPMDKHQNCLLNSESRRTQPKLFIAEDTGHQMIYFEHPDAPLYKRMHDDTSGEKSPTTDDVWTAWSLCNGKEERVRYSRCKEHIDIRKCLKETAKCEKAAVIPS